A DNA window from Haloactinospora alba contains the following coding sequences:
- a CDS encoding EamA family transporter has product MVLVGILSVQLGAGIAKTLFAELPPSAVVWLRLLTSAVLLLVLTRPALRGRSRADWLVVVGFGLSLATMNFAIYQAISHIPLGIAVTIEFLGPLGVAIAGSRRITDLAWVALAGAGVLLLGRSDGDVTLAGVAFALLAAVAWAGYILLSAATGKRFSGTSGLAIASLVGVVAVAPVGIAEAQTALLDPRLLAIGLAVGLLSSVVPYTLEMQALRRMPPRVFGILMSLEPAAAALIGLVVLGEFLSVWQWAAVGCVVVASVGATRSQRG; this is encoded by the coding sequence ATGGTGCTGGTCGGAATCCTGTCAGTACAGCTCGGCGCGGGGATCGCGAAGACCCTGTTCGCGGAACTGCCGCCCAGTGCCGTGGTCTGGCTGCGGTTACTGACGTCGGCCGTACTGCTGCTGGTACTCACCCGCCCCGCGCTTCGGGGGCGGAGCCGGGCCGACTGGTTGGTAGTGGTCGGTTTCGGCCTTTCCCTGGCGACCATGAACTTCGCCATCTACCAGGCGATCTCCCACATCCCGCTCGGCATAGCCGTCACGATCGAGTTCCTCGGGCCGCTCGGTGTCGCGATCGCCGGCTCCCGGCGGATCACCGACCTCGCGTGGGTCGCCCTGGCCGGCGCGGGCGTGCTGCTCCTCGGACGCAGCGACGGTGACGTCACTCTCGCGGGCGTGGCGTTCGCGCTGTTGGCCGCCGTCGCCTGGGCCGGCTACATCCTGCTCAGCGCCGCCACGGGGAAACGGTTCTCCGGAACCTCGGGGCTCGCCATCGCCAGTCTGGTGGGGGTCGTGGCCGTCGCTCCCGTGGGGATAGCGGAAGCCCAAACAGCGCTGCTCGACCCCCGGTTGCTGGCCATCGGACTGGCCGTGGGGCTGCTCTCCTCCGTCGTTCCCTACACCCTGGAGATGCAGGCGCTGCGCCGGATGCCTCCCCGTGTCTTCGGCATCCTGATGAGTCTGGAACCGGCGGCTGCGGCGCTCATCGGTCTGGTCGTCCTCGGGGAGTTCCTGTCGGTGTGGCAGTGGGCCGCCGTGGGATGCGTCGTCGTGGCCAGCGTCGGAGCCACACGCTCACAACGTGGGTGA
- a CDS encoding ABC transporter permease yields the protein MTNTQSHSATSMFVPAPGAAPLWRMVASQASMEVRIMLRNGEQILLTLVIPVLLLVGFSTTSVLGTGPGARVEFLTPGILALAVMSTAFTGQAIGTGFERRYGVLKRLGATPLPRFGLLAAKTLAILGIELIQIGVLCVTAFLLGWTPSGGITGLCYAAALVLLATAAFSSLALLLAGTLRAEATLAAANLVYVLLLGLGGVILPVHRFPASAQPLLELLPITALTEGLRAALGNGGTSFLTSLGVLGAWGLLGSLLASRFFRWE from the coding sequence ATGACCAACACCCAATCGCACTCCGCCACCAGCATGTTCGTTCCCGCGCCGGGCGCCGCCCCGCTGTGGCGCATGGTCGCCTCCCAGGCGTCCATGGAAGTGCGGATCATGCTCCGCAACGGGGAACAGATCCTGCTCACCCTGGTCATTCCCGTACTGCTCCTGGTCGGGTTCAGCACCACGTCGGTCCTGGGAACCGGCCCAGGGGCACGGGTGGAGTTCCTCACCCCGGGGATCCTGGCGCTGGCCGTCATGTCCACCGCGTTCACGGGTCAGGCCATCGGTACCGGGTTCGAACGCCGCTACGGGGTCCTGAAGCGGCTCGGTGCGACGCCGCTGCCGCGTTTCGGGCTTCTCGCGGCCAAAACCCTGGCGATTCTCGGGATAGAGCTGATCCAGATCGGCGTGCTCTGCGTCACCGCGTTCCTGTTGGGGTGGACCCCTTCCGGCGGGATCACCGGTCTGTGCTATGCCGCCGCGCTCGTTCTCCTGGCCACCGCGGCCTTCAGTTCCCTGGCCCTGCTGCTGGCCGGGACACTGCGGGCCGAGGCCACCCTCGCAGCAGCCAACCTCGTCTACGTTCTCCTGTTGGGACTGGGCGGTGTGATCCTTCCCGTGCACCGTTTTCCCGCGAGCGCGCAACCCCTGCTGGAGCTGCTGCCCATAACCGCCCTGACCGAAGGTCTGCGAGCCGCTCTGGGGAACGGCGGCACCTCCTTCCTCACCTCGCTCGGAGTACTCGGAGCGTGGGGGCTCCTCGGTTCCCTCCTCGCCAGCCGCTTCTTCCGCTGGGAATAG
- a CDS encoding ABC transporter ATP-binding protein: MDTAAVEVADMVKSYGSTSAVSGLSLTAARGAVTALLGPNGAGKTSTVEVCEGYRRADSGRVRVLGLDPVAHARALKPRVGVMLQSGGVPTGARTGEWLRLMASFHSRPVPADVLLERLGLASAAGTQYRNLSGGQKQRLAMAAAVIGRPELVFLDEPTAGLDPQARHASWELITELRAAGVGVLLTTHHMEEAERLADRIVIIDHGRAVAEGTTAELTDARQEVRFRATRELDTEALRSALPSPGHVAALDDGGADGCQYVVTTADSAAPGPAFLAAVTNWCAANAILPEGLRVQQRTLEDVFLELTGRDLRDS; encoded by the coding sequence ATGGACACAGCCGCGGTCGAGGTCGCCGACATGGTCAAGAGCTACGGCAGCACGAGTGCCGTGTCCGGCCTCTCTCTCACCGCCGCCCGCGGCGCCGTCACCGCGCTGCTCGGCCCCAACGGCGCCGGGAAGACCAGCACAGTGGAGGTCTGTGAGGGGTACCGCCGCGCGGATTCCGGGCGCGTGCGGGTTCTCGGGCTGGACCCGGTGGCCCACGCCCGGGCGCTCAAACCCAGGGTTGGCGTCATGCTGCAGTCCGGGGGTGTCCCCACCGGGGCCCGGACCGGTGAATGGCTGCGCCTGATGGCCTCTTTCCACTCGCGCCCGGTTCCCGCCGACGTCCTGCTCGAACGGCTGGGACTCGCGTCCGCGGCCGGAACCCAGTACCGGAACCTCTCCGGAGGGCAGAAACAACGCCTTGCCATGGCCGCCGCTGTCATCGGCCGGCCGGAGCTGGTCTTCCTGGACGAACCCACCGCCGGCCTCGACCCCCAGGCGCGCCACGCGAGCTGGGAGCTGATCACGGAACTGCGCGCCGCCGGTGTGGGCGTCCTGCTCACCACCCACCACATGGAGGAAGCGGAGCGCCTCGCCGACCGCATCGTCATCATCGACCACGGCCGCGCTGTCGCTGAGGGAACCACCGCCGAGCTCACCGACGCCCGCCAGGAGGTCCGTTTCCGCGCGACACGGGAGCTGGACACCGAAGCGCTGCGCTCCGCGCTCCCCTCCCCCGGTCACGTCGCGGCGCTGGACGACGGCGGGGCCGACGGCTGCCAGTACGTCGTCACGACGGCGGACTCCGCCGCTCCCGGGCCCGCCTTCCTGGCAGCCGTCACCAACTGGTGCGCCGCCAACGCGATCCTTCCCGAGGGGCTGCGCGTCCAGCAGCGCACACTCGAAGACGTTTTCCTCGAACTCACCGGCCGGGATCTGCGCGACTCATGA
- a CDS encoding helix-turn-helix transcriptional regulator: MPDASRTPAGPERGAETGTRARIARLILEHGPITASALGEHLGLAPAGIRRHLDNLMHEGMVEGRDARPIGRRGRGRPARVFAITEAGRDAFVHGYDDLASSALRFLAETAGPQAVTEFARSQVAELERRYRPLLEGVPQQQRVRVLAEALSNDGYAASAGEAPAPGGGEQLCQHHCPVAHVAAEFPELCEAEIEAFGRLLGTPVRRLATIAHGDGVCTTHVTPRDIDTHDMRARPSQKDGG, encoded by the coding sequence ATGCCGGACGCCTCCCGGACGCCCGCTGGACCCGAGCGGGGAGCCGAGACCGGTACCCGCGCGCGGATCGCACGGCTCATTCTGGAACACGGCCCGATAACCGCATCCGCTTTGGGGGAGCACCTCGGGCTAGCGCCGGCGGGAATCCGCAGGCATCTTGACAACCTTATGCACGAGGGGATGGTCGAGGGTCGCGATGCCCGTCCGATCGGGCGCCGTGGCCGTGGTCGGCCTGCCCGGGTCTTTGCCATCACGGAGGCAGGACGGGACGCGTTCGTGCACGGATACGACGATCTCGCATCCAGTGCGCTGCGTTTCCTGGCCGAGACGGCAGGGCCCCAGGCAGTCACCGAGTTCGCTCGGAGCCAGGTCGCCGAACTGGAGCGTCGGTACCGCCCTCTCCTCGAGGGAGTGCCCCAACAGCAGCGGGTGCGGGTGCTTGCCGAGGCACTGTCCAACGACGGTTACGCCGCCTCGGCTGGCGAGGCTCCCGCCCCCGGCGGGGGGGAGCAGCTGTGCCAGCACCACTGTCCGGTCGCCCACGTCGCGGCGGAGTTCCCCGAGCTGTGCGAGGCCGAGATCGAAGCTTTCGGGAGGCTGCTGGGCACCCCGGTGCGCCGCCTCGCGACCATCGCCCACGGTGACGGTGTGTGCACCACGCACGTGACTCCCCGCGACATTGACACCCACGATATGAGAGCCCGCCCCTCGCAGAAGGACGGCGGGTAA
- the sufB gene encoding Fe-S cluster assembly protein SufB yields MTSTAHPELEGLGTYEYGWADPDVAGAKAPRGLNEEVVRNISTQKSEPEWMEKLRLKSLRLFGKKPIPEWGADLSNLDFDNIKYFVRSTEEQAQTWEDLPEDIKKTYDKLGIPEAEKQRLVAGVAAQYESEVVYHQIREDLEKQGVLFLDTDTALKEYPELFREYFGSVIPPGDNKFAALNSAVWSGGSFVYVPKGVHVEIPLQAYFRINTENMGQFERTLIIVDEGAYVHYVEGCTAPIYQSDSLHSAVVEIVVKENARCRYTTIQNWSNNVFNLVTKRAVAYEGATMEWIDGNIGSQVTMKYPAVYLMGEQAKGETLSVAFAGEDQHQDTGSKMVHCAPHTSSNIVSKSVARSGGRASYRGLIQVQEGANHAKSTVKCDALLIDTMSRSDTYPYNDIREDDVEMGHEATVSKVSEDQLFYLMSRGLTEDEAMAMIVRGFVEPIARELPMEYALELNRLIELQMEGAVG; encoded by the coding sequence ATGACGTCTACTGCGCACCCCGAGCTCGAAGGGCTCGGCACTTACGAATACGGCTGGGCCGACCCAGACGTTGCCGGCGCCAAGGCGCCCCGCGGCCTGAACGAAGAGGTCGTGCGCAACATCTCCACCCAGAAGAGCGAGCCGGAATGGATGGAGAAGCTGCGTCTGAAGTCGCTGCGGCTTTTCGGGAAGAAGCCGATCCCGGAGTGGGGTGCGGACCTTTCCAACCTTGACTTCGACAACATCAAGTACTTCGTGCGGTCGACCGAGGAGCAGGCCCAGACCTGGGAGGACCTGCCCGAGGACATCAAGAAGACCTACGACAAGCTCGGCATCCCGGAGGCCGAGAAGCAGCGCCTGGTTGCCGGGGTCGCCGCACAGTACGAGTCCGAGGTGGTCTACCACCAGATCCGTGAGGACCTGGAGAAGCAGGGAGTCCTCTTCCTCGACACGGACACCGCCCTCAAGGAGTACCCCGAGCTGTTCCGGGAGTACTTCGGCAGTGTCATCCCGCCGGGAGACAACAAGTTCGCCGCGCTGAACTCCGCCGTGTGGAGTGGCGGGTCCTTCGTGTACGTGCCCAAGGGCGTGCACGTGGAGATTCCGCTGCAGGCGTACTTCCGCATCAACACCGAGAACATGGGGCAGTTCGAGCGGACCCTGATCATCGTGGACGAGGGCGCCTACGTCCACTACGTCGAGGGGTGCACCGCGCCGATCTACCAGTCGGACTCGCTGCACTCGGCCGTCGTCGAGATCGTGGTCAAAGAGAACGCCCGCTGCCGTTACACGACCATCCAGAACTGGTCGAACAACGTGTTCAACCTGGTGACCAAGCGTGCCGTCGCCTACGAGGGCGCCACCATGGAATGGATCGACGGCAACATCGGATCCCAGGTCACGATGAAGTACCCCGCCGTGTACCTCATGGGGGAGCAGGCCAAGGGCGAGACCCTCTCGGTCGCCTTCGCGGGCGAGGACCAGCACCAGGACACCGGATCCAAGATGGTGCACTGCGCTCCGCACACCTCGTCGAACATCGTCTCCAAGTCGGTGGCCCGCAGCGGTGGCCGCGCCTCCTACCGGGGCCTGATCCAGGTCCAGGAGGGTGCCAACCACGCGAAGTCCACCGTGAAGTGCGACGCGCTGCTGATCGACACCATGAGCCGCTCCGACACATACCCCTACAACGACATCCGTGAGGATGACGTGGAGATGGGCCACGAGGCCACCGTCTCCAAGGTCAGCGAGGATCAGCTCTTCTACCTGATGAGTCGGGGGCTGACCGAGGACGAGGCTATGGCGATGATCGTTCGCGGCTTCGTCGAGCCCATCGCGCGCGAACTTCCGATGGAGTACGCGCTGGAACTGAACCGGCTCATCGAGCTGCAGATGGAAGGAGCGGTTGGTTAA
- the sufD gene encoding Fe-S cluster assembly protein SufD: MASPNLGIKEHSHGGGDVPISTIGVRGSFDPEDFPVPNGREEEWRFTPLRRLRGLHDGSTEDTGTVTVQAHNADVEGVTVETVGRDDPRLGASFLPEDRISARAWASFEQATVVTVTKEAQLESPVYIKTTGVEQGGAYGHVVIRAERHSSATVVLEYEGSAVYADNVEFVVDDGARLDVVSLQDWDRDAVQVSHQYASVGRDARFKSVVVTLGGDLVRLSPNVRYSNTGGDAEMHGLYFTGAGQHHEHRSLANHNGSNTRSRVEYKGALSGDDAHAVWIGDVIIGEGTQGTDSYEHNRNLALTDNTRVDSVPNLEIFTGEVEGAGHASASGRLDEIHLFYLRSRGIPEDEARRLVIRGYFAELINRIEVPELRDRIMEEVEEKLALHE, encoded by the coding sequence ATGGCCAGCCCGAATCTCGGAATCAAGGAGCACAGCCACGGCGGGGGGGACGTCCCCATCTCGACCATCGGTGTGCGCGGGTCGTTCGATCCGGAGGACTTCCCGGTACCCAACGGCCGCGAGGAGGAGTGGCGGTTCACCCCCCTCCGTCGGCTGCGCGGCCTGCACGACGGCTCGACCGAGGACACCGGAACGGTCACGGTGCAGGCGCACAACGCTGACGTCGAGGGTGTCACGGTCGAGACCGTGGGCCGTGACGATCCCCGTCTGGGAGCATCGTTCCTGCCCGAGGACCGCATCAGCGCCCGCGCCTGGGCCTCGTTCGAGCAAGCGACAGTGGTCACGGTGACCAAAGAAGCCCAACTCGAATCCCCGGTCTACATCAAGACCACCGGGGTCGAGCAGGGCGGAGCCTACGGCCACGTCGTGATCCGGGCGGAGCGGCACTCCTCGGCCACCGTGGTGCTGGAGTACGAGGGCAGCGCGGTCTACGCCGACAACGTGGAGTTCGTCGTGGACGACGGCGCTCGTCTCGACGTGGTCAGCCTGCAGGACTGGGACCGGGACGCGGTCCAGGTCTCGCACCAGTACGCCTCGGTGGGGCGGGATGCGCGGTTCAAGAGCGTCGTGGTGACGCTCGGCGGAGACCTCGTGCGTCTCTCCCCGAACGTGCGCTACAGCAACACCGGTGGTGACGCCGAGATGCACGGCCTGTACTTCACCGGGGCGGGACAGCACCACGAACACCGTTCGCTGGCTAACCACAACGGTTCGAACACCCGCAGCCGGGTGGAGTACAAGGGTGCGCTCAGCGGAGACGACGCGCACGCCGTGTGGATCGGTGACGTCATCATCGGGGAGGGGACCCAGGGAACCGACTCCTACGAGCACAACCGCAACCTGGCCCTGACCGACAACACCCGGGTCGACTCGGTGCCGAACCTGGAGATCTTCACCGGGGAGGTCGAGGGCGCGGGGCACGCCAGCGCCAGTGGCCGCCTGGACGAGATCCACCTGTTCTACCTGCGCTCGCGCGGCATCCCGGAGGACGAGGCCCGGCGCCTGGTAATCCGCGGTTACTTCGCCGAGCTGATCAACCGGATCGAGGTGCCCGAGCTGCGGGACCGCATCATGGAAGAAGTCGAGGAGAAGCTGGCCCTCCATGAGTAA
- a CDS encoding non-heme iron oxygenase ferredoxin subunit, with the protein MSNERFVKACTLSDVPEEGVLGVEVGDTPLAIVRSEGEVYAVSDICSHAEVNLSEGEVDEGTIECWLHGSCFDLGSGKPINPPATKPIPTYNIRIDGDDVLVSLDDTTTS; encoded by the coding sequence ATGAGTAACGAGCGTTTCGTCAAGGCGTGCACGCTGAGCGACGTCCCGGAGGAGGGGGTGCTCGGCGTCGAGGTCGGTGACACCCCGCTGGCGATCGTGCGCAGTGAGGGGGAGGTGTACGCGGTGAGCGACATCTGCTCCCACGCCGAGGTGAACCTCTCCGAGGGTGAGGTCGACGAGGGCACGATCGAGTGCTGGCTACACGGATCCTGCTTCGACCTGGGTTCGGGAAAACCGATCAACCCGCCGGCGACGAAGCCGATACCCACCTACAACATCAGAATCGACGGCGACGACGTGCTCGTCTCGCTGGACGACACCACGACTTCCTAA
- the sufC gene encoding Fe-S cluster assembly ATPase SufC: MTKFELRGVRADVLIGAEEREEILKGVDLTINSGETHAIMGPNGSGKSTLAYAIAGHPRYEITDGEVLLDGENVLEMSVDERARAGLFLAMQYPVEVPGVSMSNFLRSSVTAVRGEAPKLRTFSKELQGSMSDLSIDPSFANRGVNEGFSGGEKKRHEILQLELLKPRMAILDETDSGLDVDALKVVSEGINRVRSNSDLGVMLITHYSRVLNHVQPDFVHVFANGQIAASGGPEMAEQLESEGYERFVKAGANK, from the coding sequence ATGACCAAGTTCGAGCTCCGCGGGGTGCGCGCCGACGTTCTCATCGGCGCCGAAGAGCGCGAGGAGATTCTCAAGGGCGTCGACCTCACCATCAACTCCGGTGAGACCCACGCCATCATGGGACCCAACGGTTCGGGAAAGTCCACCCTCGCCTACGCCATCGCGGGACATCCGCGTTACGAGATCACCGACGGGGAGGTCCTCCTCGACGGTGAGAACGTTCTGGAGATGAGCGTGGACGAGCGGGCCCGCGCCGGTCTCTTCCTCGCCATGCAGTACCCCGTCGAGGTCCCCGGCGTCTCCATGTCCAACTTCCTGCGCAGCTCGGTTACCGCCGTGCGCGGCGAGGCGCCGAAACTGCGGACCTTCTCCAAGGAACTCCAGGGGAGCATGTCCGACCTCTCCATCGACCCCTCCTTCGCCAACCGTGGCGTTAACGAGGGCTTCTCCGGTGGTGAGAAGAAGCGGCACGAGATTCTCCAACTCGAGTTGCTGAAACCGAGGATGGCCATCCTGGACGAGACCGACTCCGGTCTCGACGTGGACGCCCTGAAGGTCGTCTCGGAGGGCATCAACCGGGTGCGGTCCAACAGTGATCTCGGCGTCATGCTGATCACCCACTACAGTCGGGTTCTCAACCACGTGCAGCCGGACTTCGTCCACGTCTTCGCCAACGGTCAGATCGCCGCATCCGGCGGCCCCGAGATGGCCGAACAGCTGGAGTCCGAAGGCTACGAGCGTTTCGTGAAGGCAGGCGCGAACAAGTGA
- a CDS encoding cysteine desulfurase: protein MSATGQLDVDAIRADFDILARTVRDERPLVYLDSGATSQKPRQVLDAERGFYERHNAAVHRGAHQLAEEATDAYEGARATIASFVGARSDEVVFTKNTTEAVNLVAYAMSNSNTAADSEGRDRFRVGPGDEIVVTEMEHHGNLVPWQQLCQRTGATLRWFPLTDEGRLDLTDLHDLVNERTKLVAVVHQSNVLGTVAPVSTITERARQVGALVLLDGAQSVPHMPVDVRELDVDFLAFSGHKMLGPNGIGVLWGRPELLAAMPPFLTGGSMIGVVYMDHTTWADPPQRFEAGTPVAPQAVGLAAACDYLSSVGMANVHAHEHALTEYALKQVGSLPGVRIVGPMDAEDRGGAISFVVDDIHPHDVGQVLDDQGVAARVGHHCAWPLHRRYNVVATTRASFYLYNDFEDVDALVAGIQAAQRFFGTIPER, encoded by the coding sequence ATGAGCGCGACCGGCCAGCTCGACGTGGACGCCATCCGGGCCGACTTCGACATCCTGGCCCGGACCGTCCGCGACGAGCGCCCCTTGGTGTACCTCGACTCCGGGGCGACCTCGCAGAAGCCCCGGCAGGTACTCGACGCCGAACGCGGGTTCTACGAGCGGCACAACGCCGCGGTGCACCGTGGTGCCCACCAGCTCGCGGAAGAGGCCACCGACGCCTACGAGGGCGCACGAGCCACGATCGCCTCGTTCGTCGGGGCACGCTCCGACGAGGTGGTGTTCACCAAGAACACCACCGAGGCGGTCAACCTCGTCGCCTACGCCATGAGCAACAGCAACACGGCTGCGGACAGCGAGGGCCGGGACCGTTTCCGCGTGGGACCGGGCGACGAGATCGTCGTCACCGAGATGGAGCACCACGGCAACCTGGTTCCGTGGCAGCAACTGTGCCAGCGCACCGGTGCCACGTTGCGCTGGTTCCCGCTCACCGACGAGGGGCGCCTGGACCTCACGGACCTCCACGACCTGGTCAACGAGCGCACCAAGCTCGTCGCGGTCGTGCACCAGTCCAACGTGCTCGGCACGGTCGCGCCCGTGTCCACGATCACCGAACGGGCGCGCCAGGTGGGCGCGCTCGTCCTGTTGGACGGCGCCCAGTCGGTGCCGCACATGCCGGTGGACGTGCGGGAACTCGACGTCGACTTCCTCGCGTTCTCCGGGCACAAGATGCTCGGGCCCAACGGTATCGGTGTGCTGTGGGGGCGTCCGGAGCTGCTCGCCGCGATGCCGCCCTTCCTCACCGGCGGATCGATGATCGGTGTCGTCTACATGGACCACACCACCTGGGCGGACCCGCCGCAGCGGTTCGAGGCCGGAACGCCGGTGGCCCCGCAGGCCGTCGGCCTGGCCGCGGCGTGTGACTACCTGAGCAGCGTGGGGATGGCCAACGTGCATGCCCACGAGCACGCGCTCACCGAGTACGCCCTCAAGCAGGTCGGTTCCCTGCCGGGGGTGCGGATCGTCGGACCGATGGACGCCGAGGACCGTGGCGGAGCGATCTCCTTCGTCGTGGACGATATCCACCCCCACGACGTCGGCCAGGTACTGGACGACCAGGGAGTCGCCGCACGGGTGGGACACCACTGCGCGTGGCCGTTGCACCGCCGCTACAACGTGGTGGCGACCACGCGCGCTTCGTTCTACCTGTACAACGACTTCGAGGATGTCGACGCTCTCGTGGCGGGCATCCAAGCGGCGCAACGGTTCTTCGGCACCATTCCGGAGCGTTGA
- the sufU gene encoding Fe-S cluster assembly sulfur transfer protein SufU: protein MQLDAMYQEIILDHYRNPHNKGLRDPHNGEAHHINPTCGDEVTLRVTLTPADGSVIDGSATVSDVSYDSMGCSISQASTSVLTDLLIGKTVDQGMRIAEEFNELMQSRGQGEPDEDVLEDAVAFAGVSKYPARIKCALLAWMAWKDATAQSLQNEKEGAS from the coding sequence ATGCAGTTGGACGCGATGTACCAGGAGATCATCCTGGACCACTACCGCAACCCACACAACAAGGGCTTGCGGGACCCGCACAACGGCGAGGCGCACCACATCAACCCCACGTGCGGGGACGAGGTCACCCTGCGGGTGACACTCACCCCGGCTGACGGGTCGGTTATCGACGGGTCAGCGACGGTCAGTGACGTGTCCTACGACAGTATGGGGTGCTCGATCAGCCAGGCGAGCACCTCGGTACTGACCGATCTCCTGATCGGCAAGACCGTGGACCAGGGGATGCGGATCGCCGAGGAGTTCAACGAACTCATGCAGTCGCGAGGGCAGGGCGAACCGGACGAGGACGTCCTGGAGGACGCGGTGGCCTTCGCCGGTGTCTCGAAATACCCTGCCCGTATCAAGTGCGCCCTGCTCGCCTGGATGGCGTGGAAGGACGCGACCGCCCAGTCCCTGCAGAACGAGAAGGAGGGCGCCTCATGA
- a CDS encoding metal-sulfur cluster assembly factor: protein MTENDTATTATASEQGQEGLAEDISEALKDVVDPELGVNVVDLGLLYGVNVEESTITLDMTLTSAACPLTDVIEDQATSALDEFGREVKINWVWMPPWGPDKITEDGRDQLRMLGFNV, encoded by the coding sequence ATGACGGAGAACGACACCGCCACCACCGCGACGGCATCGGAGCAGGGCCAGGAAGGTCTGGCTGAGGACATCAGCGAGGCGCTGAAGGACGTTGTCGACCCCGAGCTCGGGGTGAACGTGGTGGACCTGGGACTGCTGTACGGGGTGAACGTCGAGGAGAGCACGATCACTCTCGACATGACGCTGACCAGTGCCGCCTGTCCACTGACCGACGTGATCGAGGACCAGGCCACCAGCGCCCTGGACGAGTTCGGCCGCGAGGTCAAGATCAACTGGGTCTGGATGCCGCCGTGGGGACCGGACAAGATCACGGAGGACGGCAGGGACCAGCTGCGTATGCTCGGGTTCAACGTCTGA
- a CDS encoding SseB family protein, translating to MGTTDEPAENAENEVSSFPANPVEESLQQALAHADDEGEDSAATEHITAFVSTLRDGDLWVPLPEGAGAQEDGSVALPTLELEGSQFIPVFTSQDQLSVNSADLPFTVIATRELAGLLPDGVGLALNPGNTASVPIYPDTIAALAGSGATETAADDQ from the coding sequence ATGGGTACCACTGACGAACCCGCAGAGAACGCAGAGAACGAGGTCAGCAGTTTTCCCGCCAACCCGGTCGAGGAGAGCCTGCAGCAGGCGTTGGCCCACGCTGACGACGAGGGCGAGGACTCCGCCGCCACCGAGCACATCACCGCGTTCGTGAGCACGCTTCGGGACGGGGACCTGTGGGTTCCGCTGCCCGAGGGGGCGGGAGCTCAGGAGGACGGGTCGGTGGCCCTCCCCACTCTGGAGCTGGAGGGCTCGCAGTTCATCCCCGTTTTCACGTCCCAGGACCAGCTCAGCGTGAACAGCGCCGACCTGCCGTTCACTGTCATCGCGACCCGCGAGCTCGCGGGGCTGCTGCCCGACGGTGTGGGACTCGCACTGAATCCGGGGAACACGGCGAGCGTCCCCATCTACCCGGACACGATCGCCGCTCTGGCAGGATCAGGAGCAACGGAAACCGCTGCTGACGACCAGTAA
- a CDS encoding SGNH/GDSL hydrolase family protein: MTNLEMDSPQRNRAQDPPVVRSYVAIGDSLTEGLDDPGPDGGFRGFADRVAEHLGEGSPQFRYANLAVRGRRMRDIFGEQLERTLEYSPDLVTVHAGGNDVLRPNTNLDALREEYEAGIRRLRDAGVRVVILSGHDTGWIPVLRVYRGRIAVFSMHLRAIAERTNSDIVDLWALDALNDPRAWSVDRLHFNSDGHGIVAARIAEMLGVPMGGRELWSDPWASPPQRLPRVLRRRETWRWARQYLLPWIQRRALGRSSGDGRLPKRPELTTLNGSGLPAPGACDPVTSGRATPGRGAPIPGREPESGHRRE; the protein is encoded by the coding sequence GTGACTAATCTGGAGATGGACTCCCCGCAACGTAACCGCGCGCAGGATCCGCCGGTTGTCCGCTCGTATGTCGCGATCGGTGACAGTCTCACCGAGGGCCTCGACGATCCGGGCCCCGACGGCGGCTTCCGCGGGTTCGCGGACCGCGTCGCCGAACACCTGGGGGAGGGGAGTCCCCAGTTCCGTTACGCGAACCTGGCGGTGCGGGGCAGGAGGATGCGGGACATCTTCGGTGAGCAGCTCGAACGGACCCTCGAGTACTCTCCGGACCTTGTCACCGTGCATGCCGGCGGCAACGACGTGCTGCGACCCAACACCAACCTGGACGCGCTCCGGGAGGAGTACGAGGCGGGGATCCGCCGGCTACGCGACGCCGGTGTCCGGGTTGTCATCCTCTCCGGCCACGACACGGGATGGATACCGGTACTGCGCGTGTACCGGGGCAGAATCGCGGTTTTCAGCATGCACCTCCGTGCCATAGCGGAACGCACGAACAGTGACATCGTCGACCTGTGGGCGCTGGATGCGCTCAACGACCCGCGTGCGTGGAGCGTCGACCGGTTGCACTTCAACTCCGACGGCCACGGCATCGTCGCCGCGCGTATCGCCGAGATGCTCGGTGTTCCCATGGGAGGGCGGGAACTGTGGTCCGATCCCTGGGCGTCGCCTCCCCAACGGCTTCCCCGGGTCCTGCGCCGTCGCGAGACGTGGAGGTGGGCCCGGCAGTACCTCCTTCCCTGGATCCAGCGCCGCGCTCTGGGGCGTTCCTCGGGGGACGGGCGACTCCCCAAACGCCCCGAGCTCACCACGCTCAACGGCTCCGGCCTTCCGGCCCCCGGGGCGTGCGACCCAGTGACCTCCGGGCGGGCCACGCCAGGACGCGGCGCTCCTATCCCCGGGAGAGAGCCCGAATCAGGTCACCGACGTGAATGA